The genomic segment AAAAGCGGCCAGGCGCTTACTCTTCGTTTCCTGCGTAAAGACTCTAATCCATGCTCTGAGAAAGTTCTATTTTCAGGTATTGATGTAAGCGCTGATCTACCAATTGATAGACCCTACGAGCTTAGTTTTATTCCCCAGGAAAAAGGCGAGTTTGAGTTTGCCTGCCAGATGGGTATGTACCGCGGCAAGTTAATCGTGGAGTAGGGCGGCAACTAAAACACATCACTCAAAAAATTAACTGTGAGCCTAGAAATTATGTTGACATTAAAAGCTATTCTATATAGCATTGAGACGGGTTTGTTCTAAACAATTATAAAAATAATTCAGGAGGAATTATTATCATGGCAGAAGAAAGAACAGGGGTAGTAACATTAAAAGGAAACCCTCTAACATTAGTCGGATCAGAGGTCAAAGTTGGGGATCAGGCTCCTGATTTTAGCTCATTAAAAGGTCTAGGAGCACCAATAACACTTTCAGATATGGACGGTAAAGTGAAAGTGTTTAACGTTATTATTTCGGTAGACACTCCAGTGTG from the Thermodesulfobacteriota bacterium genome contains:
- a CDS encoding cupredoxin domain-containing protein; the protein is MGIIVNLIGLLLIAFVVWWFWIYKKRSEARADSGALDVIVDSGVYEPSVIYAKSGQALTLRFLRKDSNPCSEKVLFSGIDVSADLPIDRPYELSFIPQEKGEFEFACQMGMYRGKLIVE